A portion of the Cyanobium sp. PCC 7001 genome contains these proteins:
- a CDS encoding DUF6737 family protein, giving the protein MTPPASIWALKPWWCQPWSIVLTGVAVSIGSWWLLHRWWITAPVAAAVLAWWWLFLVLVPAGYTQSVVAQEAAGTVEPPRSTDPPRTAPPPDDAG; this is encoded by the coding sequence CTCGATCTGGGCGCTCAAGCCGTGGTGGTGTCAGCCCTGGAGCATCGTGCTCACGGGAGTGGCTGTGTCCATCGGCTCCTGGTGGCTGCTGCACCGCTGGTGGATCACGGCGCCGGTGGCGGCCGCGGTGCTGGCGTGGTGGTGGCTGTTCCTGGTGCTGGTACCGGCCGGCTACACACAGTCGGTCGTGGCGCAGGAGGCAGCTGGAACAGTGGAGCCGCCACGCAGCACTGATCCGCCTCGCACTGCACCGCCACCCGATGACGCCGGCTGA
- the mfd gene encoding transcription-repair coupling factor, giving the protein MPLSALVRQLQQASLTGEVLERSRRGDRLRLSGAGRAARALISSALAGAAHAPLLVIVPTLEEAGRWAALLELMGWPSSQLYPTSEGSPYEGFDPTSEITWGQLQVLSELLDRSEDGASRNRLAIVATERALQPHLPPPAALEARCLSLRKGQSVDLEELAGTLTQLGYARVPSIDQEGTWSRRGDIVDVFPVSAELPVRLEFFGEELEKLREFDPTSQRSLDATEVVRLTPTGYTPLIADALRESMPEGLEQLLSPEAQEQLLEGGTPEGLRRLMGLAWAEPASLLDYLPAGTVIAVDERRHCLAHGQQWYEHAVEHHAEVTRELGAALPAVLHRPASAVLAAVEAFPGFDLAELHESDSHPNSFDLASRSVPAHPNAFGKLAALIKGFQQERARVWLLSAQPSRAVALLEEHDCITRFVPNPADTPAIERLIEQNTPVALKTRGTAELEGLQLPAWKLVLITDREFFGQHSLAATGYVRRRRKAASRTVDPNKMQPGDFVVHRNHGIGRFLRLEKLAIGGEERDYLVVQYADGLLRVAADQLGSLGRYRATSDSPPDLNRMGGTAWSKAKERARKAVRRVALDLVKLYAERHKTPGFPFPPDGPWQNELEDSFPYEPTPDQVKAIADVKRDMEQAQPMDRLVCGDVGFGKTEVAIRAIFKAVTAGRQVAMLAPTTVLAQQHWRSLSERFAPYPVKVSLLNRFRTAAERKLIQEGLAAGTVDVVVGTHQLLGKGTRFKQLGLLVVDEEQRFGVNQKEKIKALRKDVDVLTLSATPIPRTLYMSLSGVREMSLITTPPPLRRPIKTHLAALDEEAVRSAIRQELDRGGQIFYVVPRVEGIEEVAERLRQMLPGLQLLVAHGQMAEGELESAMVAFNAGEADLMLCTTIVESGLDIPRVNTILIEDAHRFGLAQLYQLRGRVGRSGIQAHAWLFYPGDASLSEAARQRLRAIQEFAQLGSGYQLAMRDMEIRGVGNLLGVEQSGQMEAIGFDLYMEMLQESLAEIQGQDIPKVDDTQIDLPITAFIPGDWITENDEKMAAYRAAADCTSKEALVELAAAWVDRYGAIPAPVTALLQLMELKLVARRCGFSRIKPEKPNIALDTPMEEPAFRLLRQGLPQHLHGRLVYQAGSGSTAKVLARGLGVLPVERQLEELMGWLNQMADQIPGADGLTEAQRAEAQRARNAEVLRV; this is encoded by the coding sequence ATGCCCCTCTCCGCCCTGGTGCGCCAGCTGCAGCAGGCCTCCCTGACCGGAGAGGTGCTGGAGCGCAGCCGCCGTGGCGATCGTCTGCGCTTGAGCGGCGCGGGACGGGCGGCACGGGCCCTGATCAGCAGTGCCCTGGCCGGAGCTGCCCATGCCCCGCTGCTGGTGATCGTGCCCACCCTCGAGGAGGCCGGGCGCTGGGCGGCGCTGCTCGAGCTGATGGGCTGGCCGAGCAGCCAGCTCTATCCCACCAGTGAGGGCAGTCCCTACGAGGGGTTCGATCCCACCAGCGAGATCACCTGGGGCCAGCTGCAGGTGCTCAGCGAGCTGCTCGATCGGAGCGAGGACGGCGCCTCCCGGAACCGGCTGGCGATCGTGGCCACCGAACGGGCGCTGCAGCCCCATCTCCCCCCGCCCGCAGCCCTGGAGGCCCGCTGCCTCAGCCTCCGCAAGGGCCAGAGCGTCGATCTGGAGGAGCTGGCCGGCACCCTCACCCAGCTGGGCTACGCCCGTGTGCCCAGCATCGATCAGGAGGGAACCTGGAGCCGCCGCGGCGACATCGTGGATGTGTTCCCGGTGAGCGCCGAGCTGCCGGTGCGGCTGGAGTTCTTCGGGGAGGAGCTCGAGAAGCTGCGGGAGTTCGACCCCACCAGCCAGCGCTCCCTCGATGCCACCGAGGTGGTGCGCCTCACCCCCACCGGCTACACCCCCCTGATCGCTGACGCCCTGCGGGAGTCGATGCCCGAGGGGCTGGAGCAGCTGCTCAGCCCCGAGGCCCAGGAGCAGCTGCTGGAGGGCGGCACGCCGGAAGGCCTGCGGCGGCTGATGGGCCTGGCCTGGGCCGAGCCGGCCTCCCTGCTGGACTACCTGCCGGCCGGCACCGTGATCGCGGTGGACGAGCGCCGCCACTGCCTGGCCCACGGCCAGCAGTGGTATGAGCACGCCGTCGAGCACCATGCCGAGGTGACACGGGAGCTTGGCGCCGCCCTGCCTGCCGTGCTGCACCGCCCCGCCAGCGCGGTGCTCGCGGCGGTCGAGGCGTTCCCGGGCTTCGATCTGGCCGAACTGCACGAGAGCGACAGCCACCCCAACAGCTTCGATCTGGCCTCCCGCTCCGTGCCGGCCCACCCCAACGCCTTCGGCAAGCTGGCCGCCCTGATCAAGGGGTTCCAGCAGGAGAGGGCACGGGTGTGGCTGCTCTCCGCCCAGCCGTCGCGGGCCGTGGCCCTGCTCGAGGAGCACGACTGCATCACCCGCTTCGTGCCCAACCCGGCGGACACCCCGGCGATCGAGCGGCTGATCGAGCAGAACACCCCGGTGGCCCTGAAAACCAGGGGCACCGCCGAGCTGGAGGGCCTGCAGCTGCCGGCCTGGAAGCTGGTGCTGATCACCGACCGGGAATTCTTCGGTCAGCACAGCCTCGCCGCCACGGGCTACGTGCGCCGCCGCCGCAAGGCGGCCAGTCGCACGGTGGATCCGAACAAGATGCAGCCGGGTGACTTCGTGGTGCACCGCAACCACGGCATCGGCCGCTTCCTCAGGCTCGAGAAGCTCGCCATCGGCGGCGAGGAGCGCGACTACCTGGTGGTGCAGTACGCCGATGGGCTGCTGCGGGTGGCCGCCGACCAGCTGGGCAGCCTGGGCCGCTACCGCGCCACCAGCGACAGCCCGCCGGACCTCAACCGCATGGGCGGCACGGCCTGGAGCAAGGCCAAGGAGCGGGCCCGCAAGGCGGTGCGCAGGGTGGCGCTCGACCTGGTGAAGCTCTACGCCGAGCGGCACAAGACGCCTGGCTTCCCGTTCCCCCCCGATGGCCCCTGGCAGAACGAGCTGGAGGACTCCTTCCCCTATGAGCCCACCCCGGATCAGGTGAAGGCGATCGCCGACGTGAAGCGCGACATGGAACAGGCCCAGCCCATGGACCGGCTGGTGTGCGGCGACGTGGGCTTCGGCAAGACCGAGGTGGCCATCCGCGCCATCTTCAAGGCCGTCACCGCCGGCCGGCAGGTGGCGATGCTCGCCCCCACCACCGTGCTGGCCCAGCAGCACTGGCGCTCCCTCTCCGAGCGCTTCGCGCCCTACCCGGTGAAGGTGAGCCTGCTGAACCGCTTCCGCACCGCGGCGGAGCGCAAGCTGATCCAGGAGGGCCTGGCGGCGGGCACGGTGGACGTGGTGGTGGGCACCCACCAGCTGCTGGGCAAGGGCACCCGCTTCAAACAGCTGGGCCTGCTGGTGGTGGACGAGGAGCAGCGCTTCGGCGTGAACCAGAAGGAGAAGATCAAGGCCCTGCGCAAGGACGTGGACGTGCTGACCCTCAGCGCCACGCCGATTCCCCGCACCCTCTACATGAGCCTTTCGGGGGTGCGGGAGATGAGCCTGATCACCACGCCGCCTCCCCTGCGCCGGCCGATCAAGACCCACCTGGCGGCCCTGGATGAGGAGGCGGTGCGCAGCGCCATCCGCCAGGAGCTCGACCGGGGTGGCCAGATCTTCTATGTGGTGCCTCGGGTTGAGGGGATCGAGGAGGTGGCCGAGCGCCTGCGGCAGATGTTGCCGGGGCTGCAGCTGCTGGTGGCCCACGGGCAGATGGCCGAGGGCGAGCTGGAGAGCGCCATGGTGGCTTTCAACGCCGGTGAGGCCGACCTGATGCTCTGCACCACGATCGTGGAGAGCGGCCTCGACATCCCCCGGGTGAACACGATCCTGATCGAGGACGCCCACAGGTTCGGTCTGGCCCAGCTCTACCAGCTGCGCGGCCGGGTGGGCCGCAGCGGCATCCAGGCCCACGCCTGGCTCTTCTATCCGGGTGATGCCTCCCTGAGCGAGGCGGCACGGCAGCGGCTGCGGGCGATCCAGGAGTTCGCCCAGCTGGGCAGCGGCTACCAGCTGGCCATGCGCGACATGGAGATCCGCGGCGTGGGCAACCTGCTGGGGGTGGAGCAGAGCGGCCAGATGGAGGCCATCGGCTTCGACCTCTACATGGAGATGCTGCAGGAATCGCTGGCCGAGATCCAGGGTCAGGACATCCCCAAGGTGGACGACACCCAGATCGACCTGCCGATCACCGCCTTCATCCCCGGCGACTGGATCACCGAGAACGACGAGAAGATGGCCGCCTACCGGGCCGCCGCCGACTGCACCAGCAAGGAGGCCCTGGTGGAGCTGGCCGCGGCCTGGGTGGATCGCTACGGCGCCATCCCCGCCCCCGTGACGGCCCTGCTGCAGCTGATGGAGCTGAAGCTGGTGGCCAGGCGCTGCGGCTTCTCACGGATCAAACCGGAGAAACCCAACATCGCCCTGGACACCCCCATGGAGGAACCCGCCTTCCGGCTGCTGCGCCAGGGCCTGCCCCAGCATCTGCACGGCCGGCTCGTGTACCAGGCCGGCAGCGGCAGCACCGCCAAGGTGCTGGCCCGGGGCCTGGGGGTGCTGCCGGTGGAGCGGCAGCTGGAGGAGCTGATGGGGTGGCTGAACCAGATGGCCGATCAGATCCCCGGCGCCGACGGCCTCACCGAGGCCCAGCGGGCCGAAGCGCAGCGGGCCCGGAATGCCGAGGTGCTCAGGGTCTGA
- a CDS encoding membrane protein, with protein MEAESIQSLTPLLQEVDRWHEALLLLPLLVALEAVLSADNAIALAAISRRLHDRARQETALNLGLLLALVFRLGLILAAQWVLNFWPLQLAAAAYLLWLCGRHLAGLLQAESGLDDPADAHSLDPGSASGSGIHHPGGLSAAGPHPEVKLASVVATLAITDLAFSIDSVAAAVAVSDRLVLVMAGGVIGVIALRLTAELFIRWLEIFRHLETAGYLAVGLVGLRLVLRLAWPALVPPEWFLLALVAGLFLWGFSVRQPPADAAAQMD; from the coding sequence ATGGAAGCCGAGTCGATTCAGTCCCTCACGCCTCTGCTCCAGGAGGTGGACCGCTGGCATGAAGCCCTGCTGCTGCTGCCGCTGCTGGTGGCCCTCGAAGCGGTCCTTTCGGCCGACAACGCCATCGCCCTGGCGGCCATCTCCCGGCGTCTGCACGATCGCGCCCGCCAGGAGACGGCCCTCAACCTCGGCCTGCTGCTGGCCCTGGTGTTCCGCCTCGGCCTGATCCTGGCCGCCCAGTGGGTTCTCAACTTCTGGCCGCTGCAGCTGGCCGCGGCGGCCTACCTGCTCTGGCTGTGCGGCCGCCATCTGGCCGGCCTGCTTCAGGCGGAGTCCGGCCTGGATGACCCAGCCGATGCCCACTCCCTGGATCCCGGTTCAGCGTCCGGCTCCGGGATCCATCACCCGGGGGGTCTCTCCGCCGCCGGTCCCCATCCCGAGGTGAAGCTCGCGAGTGTGGTGGCCACCCTGGCGATCACCGATCTGGCCTTCTCGATCGACAGCGTGGCGGCGGCGGTGGCGGTGAGTGATCGGCTCGTGCTGGTGATGGCGGGTGGCGTGATCGGGGTGATCGCCCTGCGGCTCACCGCCGAACTGTTCATCCGCTGGCTGGAGATCTTCCGGCACCTGGAGACCGCCGGTTACCTGGCCGTGGGCCTGGTGGGTCTGCGGCTGGTGCTGCGGCTGGCCTGGCCCGCGCTGGTGCCACCGGAATGGTTCCTGCTGGCCCTGGTGGCGGGGCTGTTCCTCTGGGGCTTTTCCGTCCGTCAGCCCCCGGCTGATGCGGCGGCTCAGATGGATTGA
- a CDS encoding DUF6464 family protein, whose product MQVELRDIGSDDLLDTFTVEQPTQIPQPGRWLEIGQRSFLVLQRRHRYRLRNGRYALAAVALQVKAEERPSDARRWGSGWVIGDPLCRYNARSPLLRCAVLPEGPCDRCAHFEPAG is encoded by the coding sequence ATGCAGGTGGAACTTCGGGACATCGGCAGTGATGACCTGCTCGACACCTTCACGGTGGAGCAGCCGACCCAGATCCCCCAGCCCGGCCGCTGGCTGGAGATCGGCCAGCGCAGCTTCCTGGTGCTGCAGCGTCGCCATCGTTACCGCCTCCGCAACGGGCGCTATGCGCTGGCGGCCGTGGCGCTGCAGGTGAAGGCCGAGGAGCGGCCCAGCGATGCCAGGCGCTGGGGTTCGGGCTGGGTGATCGGCGATCCCCTCTGCCGCTACAACGCCCGCAGCCCCCTGCTGCGCTGCGCCGTGCTCCCCGAAGGCCCCTGTGACCGCTGCGCCCACTTCGAACCCGCCGGCTGA
- a CDS encoding DEAD/DEAH box helicase, with protein MPSGFAALGLGLPILKAVAEKGYTTPSPIQLECIPTVLAGHDVMAAAQTGTGKTAGFTLPMLERLRHGPHARGGVVRALVLTPTRELAAQVAENVAAYGRYLDLRSDVVFGGVKINPQINRLRAGADILVATPGRLLDLQQQRAIRLDRVEVLVLDEADRMLDMGFIRDIQKLLALLPPKRQNLLFSATFSPSIRKLAHGLLHQPVQLQATPENQAAPTVEHLLHPCDMARKPELLTHLIASNDWQQVLVFSRTKHGANRMADRLCAAGLEAAAIHGNKSQGARTRALAGFKTGEVRVLVATDLAARGIDIHQLPHVVNLDLPNQAEDYVHRIGRTGRAGHPGHAISLVAAEEHELLGAIERLIGTSLPSETVPGFEPTVLRAAALDLSGGRGRGGRSGPGRGSAGRGGSSRPSRPEARGSANGNKRHNRGRGPRLG; from the coding sequence GTGCCATCCGGGTTCGCGGCCCTGGGCCTCGGTCTGCCGATCCTCAAGGCCGTGGCGGAGAAGGGCTACACCACCCCATCCCCCATCCAACTGGAGTGCATCCCCACCGTGCTGGCGGGTCACGATGTGATGGCGGCCGCCCAGACCGGCACCGGCAAGACCGCCGGCTTCACTCTGCCAATGCTGGAGCGGCTGCGGCACGGGCCCCATGCCCGTGGCGGCGTGGTGCGGGCCCTCGTGCTCACGCCCACCCGGGAGCTGGCCGCCCAGGTGGCCGAGAACGTGGCGGCTTACGGCCGTTACCTCGACCTGCGCAGTGACGTGGTGTTCGGCGGGGTCAAGATCAACCCCCAGATCAACCGGCTGCGGGCCGGTGCCGACATCCTGGTGGCCACACCCGGACGGCTGCTGGATCTGCAGCAGCAGCGGGCCATCCGGCTGGATCGCGTGGAGGTGCTGGTGCTGGATGAGGCGGACCGGATGCTCGACATGGGCTTCATCCGCGACATCCAGAAGCTGCTGGCACTGCTGCCGCCGAAGCGCCAGAACCTACTGTTCTCTGCCACCTTCAGCCCCTCGATCCGCAAGCTGGCCCACGGCCTGCTGCACCAGCCGGTGCAGCTGCAGGCCACCCCTGAGAACCAGGCCGCCCCCACCGTGGAGCATCTGCTCCATCCCTGCGACATGGCGCGCAAGCCGGAGCTGCTCACCCACCTGATCGCCAGCAACGACTGGCAGCAGGTGCTCGTGTTCTCGCGCACCAAGCACGGGGCCAACCGGATGGCGGATCGGCTCTGTGCGGCCGGCCTGGAGGCTGCTGCCATCCATGGCAACAAGAGCCAGGGGGCCCGCACCCGGGCGCTCGCCGGCTTCAAGACCGGTGAGGTGCGCGTGCTCGTGGCCACCGACCTGGCGGCCCGGGGCATCGACATTCATCAGCTTCCCCATGTGGTGAATCTGGATCTGCCCAATCAGGCGGAGGACTACGTGCACCGCATCGGTCGCACCGGCCGGGCGGGCCATCCCGGCCACGCGATCTCCCTGGTGGCCGCTGAGGAGCACGAGCTGCTGGGTGCCATCGAGCGTCTGATCGGCACCTCCCTGCCCTCTGAGACCGTGCCGGGCTTCGAGCCCACGGTGCTGCGCGCCGCGGCGCTCGACCTCAGCGGCGGCCGGGGCCGGGGAGGGCGAAGCGGCCCGGGCCGTGGCAGTGCCGGCCGCGGCGGCAGCAGCCGGCCATCCAGGCCGGAGGCGCGGGGGTCGGCAAACGGCAACAAGCGACACAACCGCGGACGCGGCCCTCGGCTCGGATAG
- the fmt gene encoding methionyl-tRNA formyltransferase, whose translation MRILFWGTPAYAVPSLEALVEAGHTVVGVVSQPDRRRGRGSQLVASPVKQRAEALGLPVFTPGRIRQDPGTQAELAALDAEMSVVVAFGQILPPEVLAQPPLGCWNGHGSLLPRWRGAAPIQWSLLAGDPETGVGIMAMEAGLDTGPVLLERRLTIGLLENAEDLAGRLAALTADLLLEALPRIAAAGPGPEAERWRRLGVRPQSEDGMTYARQLRKEDAVVDWSLPALEIHRRVMALYPGAHTLWNGRRLKLLATEPLVERLRGELSPEAAALCGRWGAGGGGAEAGEVLAVAPGEGLVLATGGCPLLLRDAQLEGKRPCQGQALIQQLNARPGDRMGLGASS comes from the coding sequence ATGCGGATTCTGTTCTGGGGGACACCGGCCTATGCCGTTCCCAGCCTCGAGGCCCTGGTGGAGGCCGGCCACACCGTGGTGGGGGTGGTGAGCCAGCCCGACCGGCGCCGGGGCCGCGGCAGCCAGCTGGTGGCCTCACCGGTGAAACAGCGGGCCGAAGCCCTCGGACTGCCCGTGTTCACCCCAGGCCGGATCCGACAGGATCCCGGCACCCAGGCGGAGCTGGCCGCCCTCGATGCTGAGATGTCGGTGGTGGTGGCCTTCGGCCAGATCCTGCCGCCGGAGGTGCTGGCCCAGCCCCCGCTGGGCTGCTGGAACGGCCATGGCTCGCTGCTGCCGCGCTGGCGCGGTGCCGCCCCGATCCAGTGGAGCCTGCTGGCCGGCGATCCGGAGACCGGCGTGGGCATCATGGCGATGGAGGCCGGGCTGGACACGGGGCCGGTGCTGCTGGAGCGCAGGCTGACCATCGGGCTGCTCGAGAACGCCGAGGATCTGGCAGGTCGGCTGGCCGCCCTCACCGCCGACCTGCTGCTGGAGGCCCTGCCGCGCATCGCCGCCGCGGGCCCTGGCCCCGAAGCCGAGCGCTGGCGGCGCCTGGGGGTCCGGCCCCAGAGCGAGGACGGCATGACCTACGCCCGCCAGCTGCGCAAGGAGGATGCGGTGGTCGACTGGAGCCTCCCTGCCCTGGAGATCCACCGGCGGGTGATGGCCCTCTACCCCGGAGCCCACACCCTCTGGAATGGTCGGCGTCTGAAGCTGCTGGCCACGGAACCGCTTGTGGAGCGCCTGCGGGGCGAGCTGTCTCCCGAGGCGGCGGCCCTGTGTGGTCGCTGGGGCGCTGGCGGCGGCGGTGCAGAAGCGGGAGAGGTGCTGGCGGTGGCCCCCGGCGAGGGACTGGTGCTCGCCACCGGCGGCTGTCCCCTGCTGCTGCGGGACGCCCAGCTTGAGGGCAAACGCCCCTGCCAGGGGCAGGCGCTGATCCAGCAGTTGAACGCCCGACCGGGCGACCGGATGGGTCTGGGCGCAAGCAGCTGA
- a CDS encoding TldD/PmbA family protein: MTTGTAHNPRPDSEPSQGLDAPALQERLTSLAARQGIRQWDLGASCSTDTSVQVDRGEAKQMKGAQRSAITVRVWNSDGLVGITSTSDLSDSGLQKALAGAQAASAFGNPEDTPGFSPLATAPLASLDQPSHPPQPILELLSTLQQAERTLLDSHPAIGTVPYNGLAQRSSERLYLNSDGACRHQRLTTASVYLYARAEEEGRKPRSAGAMRLAYGASDLDIDGCISEAAERTISHLHYAPIPTGRYTCVFSPEAFLDLIGAFSSLFNARAVLDGVSLSNRSSLGEALAVPFLSIHDNGLHPGNVGASAFDGEGTPTRRLALVEGGVLRNFLHSEATARAFGVAPTGHAGMGAKVSVGPDWFEIGPSAGSDGGQQGLDRFNTDEPLVWIDSLSALHAGVKASQGAFSLPFDGWLVRNGQARSIEAATVAGDIRQVLQGIIGFEGEAKVTPDGLCPHVWVEGLSITGDA, encoded by the coding sequence ATGACGACCGGAACCGCTCACAATCCCAGGCCCGATTCCGAGCCCAGCCAGGGTCTGGATGCCCCCGCCCTGCAGGAACGTCTCACCTCCCTTGCTGCCCGTCAGGGCATCCGCCAATGGGATCTGGGGGCCTCCTGCAGCACCGACACCTCGGTGCAGGTGGACCGTGGCGAGGCCAAGCAGATGAAGGGGGCCCAGCGCAGCGCCATCACGGTGCGCGTATGGAACAGCGACGGCCTGGTGGGGATCACCAGCACCTCCGACCTCTCCGACTCCGGGCTGCAGAAAGCCCTTGCCGGTGCCCAGGCCGCCTCAGCCTTCGGCAACCCGGAGGACACCCCTGGCTTCTCTCCCCTCGCCACGGCGCCACTGGCGTCGCTGGATCAGCCCAGCCATCCTCCCCAGCCGATCCTCGAGCTGCTCAGCACGCTGCAGCAGGCCGAGCGCACCCTGCTGGACAGCCACCCGGCGATCGGCACCGTGCCTTACAACGGCCTGGCCCAGCGCAGCAGCGAGCGCCTCTACCTCAACAGTGACGGCGCCTGCCGGCACCAACGGCTCACCACAGCCAGCGTCTACCTCTACGCCCGCGCCGAGGAAGAGGGCCGCAAGCCCCGCAGCGCCGGGGCCATGCGCCTGGCCTACGGCGCCAGCGATCTCGACATCGACGGCTGCATCAGCGAAGCGGCCGAACGCACCATCAGCCACCTCCACTACGCCCCCATCCCCACCGGCCGCTACACCTGCGTGTTCAGCCCGGAGGCGTTCCTCGATCTGATCGGCGCCTTCAGCAGCCTGTTCAACGCCCGGGCCGTGCTCGATGGGGTGAGCCTCAGCAACCGCTCGTCCCTGGGCGAAGCCCTGGCCGTGCCCTTTCTCTCCATCCACGACAACGGCCTGCATCCCGGCAACGTCGGCGCTTCGGCCTTCGATGGCGAGGGCACCCCGACCCGGCGCCTCGCCCTGGTGGAGGGCGGCGTGCTGCGCAACTTCCTGCACTCGGAGGCCACGGCCCGGGCCTTCGGGGTGGCGCCCACCGGCCACGCGGGCATGGGGGCCAAGGTGTCGGTCGGTCCCGACTGGTTCGAGATCGGGCCCAGCGCCGGCAGCGACGGCGGCCAGCAGGGGCTGGACCGCTTCAACACCGACGAGCCGCTGGTGTGGATCGATTCCCTCTCCGCTCTCCATGCCGGGGTGAAGGCAAGCCAGGGGGCCTTCTCCCTGCCCTTTGATGGCTGGCTGGTGCGCAACGGCCAGGCACGCTCGATCGAGGCCGCCACGGTGGCCGGCGACATCCGCCAGGTGCTCCAGGGGATCATCGGCTTCGAAGGGGAGGCCAAGGTCACCCCTGACGGTCTCTGCCCGCACGTGTGGGTCGAAGGGCTGTCCATCACCGGCGACGCCTGA